One window of the Archangium primigenium genome contains the following:
- the purN gene encoding phosphoribosylglycinamide formyltransferase, giving the protein MSGRVKLGVLVSGGGSNLQALLDACARPDFPAEVALVVCNVPTAFALQRAREAGVETRVLDHKGQASRADFERALGDALVAAGVEWVCLAGFMRLLGADFLDRFPGRVLNIHPSLLPAFPGLHAQRQALDQGVKVAGCTVHVVDAGMDTGPIIAQAAVPVLPGDDEAALSARILAEEHRLYPLVVRLAVTGGVRLEAGRVVTTLGPAVGGLSLRNPGEPG; this is encoded by the coding sequence ATGAGCGGCCGGGTGAAGCTGGGCGTGCTGGTGTCGGGCGGGGGCAGCAACCTGCAGGCCCTGCTCGATGCGTGTGCCCGGCCGGACTTCCCCGCCGAGGTGGCGCTCGTGGTGTGCAACGTGCCCACCGCCTTCGCGCTGCAGCGGGCGCGCGAGGCGGGCGTGGAGACGCGGGTGTTGGATCACAAGGGCCAGGCGTCGCGCGCGGACTTCGAGCGGGCGCTCGGCGACGCGCTGGTGGCCGCGGGCGTGGAGTGGGTGTGCCTGGCGGGCTTCATGCGCCTGCTCGGCGCGGACTTCCTCGATCGCTTCCCGGGCCGGGTGCTCAACATCCACCCCTCGCTCCTGCCGGCGTTTCCCGGACTGCATGCCCAGCGCCAGGCGCTCGACCAGGGCGTGAAGGTGGCCGGGTGCACGGTGCACGTCGTGGACGCGGGCATGGACACCGGCCCCATCATCGCGCAGGCGGCGGTGCCCGTGCTGCCCGGGGACGACGAGGCGGCCCTGTCCGCGCGCATCCTCGCCGAGGAGCACCGCCTCTACCCGCTGGTGGTGCGGCTGGCCGTGACGGGCGGCGTGCGGCTGGAGGCGGGCCGGGTGGTGACGACCCTGGGGCCCGCGGTGGGCGGCCTGAGCCTGCGCAACCCCGGCGAGCCGGGTTAG
- the purM gene encoding phosphoribosylformylglycinamidine cyclo-ligase: protein MGTTYKQAGVDIEAGDAFVERIKPHAARTMRPEVLAGVGGFGGLFALPPGKYREPVLVSGTDGVGTKLKVAFQAGRHGTVGIDLVAMSVNDILTSGAEPLFFLDYFATGRLEVDAAAEVVKGIAQGCEQAGCALLGGETAEMPGFYARGEYDLAGFCVGVVERSEIIDGRDIRPGDALIGLTSSGLHSNGYSLARKVLLEDAKLPLDAVPEGLDRPLVDALLEPTRIYVKDVLALMKTVKLKGLSHITGSGIPGNLPRCLPEGTRAVLDSTAWTRPPLFELIERLGGVARAEMYDTFNMGLGLIAVVAREDVAVALALLEARGVEASEVGRIEAGTGEATAVIAP, encoded by the coding sequence GTGGGAACGACCTACAAGCAGGCGGGAGTGGATATCGAGGCGGGGGATGCCTTCGTCGAGCGCATCAAGCCCCATGCGGCGCGCACGATGCGGCCAGAGGTCCTGGCCGGGGTGGGTGGGTTCGGCGGGCTGTTCGCCCTGCCCCCGGGCAAGTACCGCGAGCCGGTGCTGGTGTCGGGCACGGATGGTGTGGGCACCAAGCTCAAGGTGGCCTTCCAGGCGGGCCGGCACGGCACGGTGGGGATCGACCTGGTGGCCATGTCGGTGAACGACATCCTCACCTCCGGGGCCGAGCCGCTCTTCTTCCTGGACTACTTCGCCACGGGCCGGCTGGAGGTGGACGCGGCGGCCGAGGTGGTCAAGGGCATCGCCCAGGGGTGTGAGCAAGCCGGGTGCGCGCTGCTCGGCGGCGAGACGGCGGAGATGCCGGGCTTCTACGCGCGGGGCGAGTACGACCTGGCCGGCTTCTGCGTGGGCGTGGTGGAGCGCTCGGAGATCATCGACGGGCGGGACATCCGGCCGGGCGACGCGCTCATCGGGCTCACCTCCTCGGGGCTGCACTCCAACGGCTACTCGCTGGCGCGCAAGGTGCTCCTGGAGGACGCGAAGCTGCCCCTGGACGCGGTGCCCGAGGGCCTGGACCGGCCGCTCGTCGACGCGCTGCTCGAGCCCACGCGCATCTACGTGAAGGACGTGCTCGCGCTGATGAAGACGGTGAAGCTCAAGGGCCTGTCGCACATCACCGGCAGCGGCATCCCGGGCAACCTGCCGCGCTGCCTGCCCGAGGGCACGCGCGCGGTGCTCGACAGCACGGCCTGGACGCGCCCCCCCCTCTTCGAGCTCATCGAGCGGCTGGGCGGAGTGGCGCGCGCGGAGATGTACGACACCTTCAACATGGGCCTGGGCCTCATCGCGGTGGTGGCGCGCGAGGACGTGGCCGTGGCGCTCGCGCTCTTGGAGGCGCGGGGCGTGGAGGCCAGCGAGGTGGGCCGCATCGAGGCCGGCACGGGCGAGGCCACGGCGGTCATCGCGCCATGA